TTGCTATGGCCTATGACTTTGTTATTCAGACTCCTCTTATGTGGTTAGATAAGGCTGAGACTTGGGCTTTGGCTGACCAACTTGGAGCTTTTGACTACGTTCGTGAAAAAACGCTGACTTGCTATAACGGTATTATAGGGACAGGATGTGGTGATTGCCCTGCCTGCCACTTGCGTCAAAAAGGTCTTGAAAAATATCTTGCAGAAAAAGGAGATGCTTAATGTTTTTTGCACCGAAAGAAATCAAGACTGAAACGGGTGAGTCACTAGTGTATAATCTTCACCGTACAATGGTGTCTAAAGAGTTTACTTTTGATGCTGCCCACCATCTCTTTAATTATGAGGGAAAGTGTAAGTCCCTTCATGGCCATACTTATCACCTTCAGATTGCAGTAAGTGGTTACTTGGATGAGCGTGGTATGACTTATGATTTTGGTGACCTTAAGAATATTTACAAAAATCATTTGGAACCTTATCTGGATCACCGTTATCTCAATGAGTCTTTGCCTTATATGAACACGACTGCAGAAAATATGGTTTTCTGGATATTCCAGACGACTAGTGAATATCTTTCGGAGGAGCGTGAACTTCGTTTGGAGTATGTACGGCTATATGAGACACCGACAGCTTTTGCGGAGTTTAGACGGGAGTGGTTAGATGACTAGAGAACGAGTACTAAAATTACCAGTCCTTGAAATTTTTGGGCCGACCTTTCAAGGTGAAGGTAGAGCTATTGGGCAAAAGACCATGTTTGTAAGAACTGCAGGATGTGATTATCACTGTGATTGGTGTGATTCTGCTTTCACTTGGGATGGTTCAGAAAAACCAACACGAATGACAGCTGATGAAGTTATTGAAGCTCTAGATGCTCTTGGAACTTATGACTATGTAACCTTATCTGGAGGGAATCCAGCTCTTTTAGCGGCTAATATGGCTGAGCTTGTTTCAAAACTCAAGGCAAGAGACGTGACCTTGGCTGTTGAAACACAAGGGTCTCGTTGGCAGGAGTGGCTAAGGGAGATTGATCAAGTAACCTTAAGTCCTAAACCACCATCATCTAAGATGGAAGTCAATATGGAGACACTTGATTTTATTGTTTCCCAGCTGGATCCTGATAAGCTTACTTTTAAGGTCCCTGTCTTTGATGATGCTGATTTGGCCTTTGCTAAGATGATTCAAGAGCGGTATCAACCAGATGTTATGTTTCTCTCAGCTGGTAATCCAGAACCTAAAGCAGAAGGAAATATTGTCCAGCATCAATTAGATCGTCTCAAAGAACTCTG
This region of Streptococcus thermophilus genomic DNA includes:
- the queE gene encoding 7-carboxy-7-deazaguanine synthase QueE, producing MTRERVLKLPVLEIFGPTFQGEGRAIGQKTMFVRTAGCDYHCDWCDSAFTWDGSEKPTRMTADEVIEALDALGTYDYVTLSGGNPALLAANMAELVSKLKARDVTLAVETQGSRWQEWLREIDQVTLSPKPPSSKMEVNMETLDFIVSQLDPDKLTFKVPVFDDADLAFAKMIQERYQPDVMFLSAGNPEPKAEGNIVQHQLDRLKELWETIAADDSWRNVRVLPQLHTLLYANERGV
- the queD gene encoding 6-carboxytetrahydropterin synthase QueD — translated: MFFAPKEIKTETGESLVYNLHRTMVSKEFTFDAAHHLFNYEGKCKSLHGHTYHLQIAVSGYLDERGMTYDFGDLKNIYKNHLEPYLDHRYLNESLPYMNTTAENMVFWIFQTTSEYLSEERELRLEYVRLYETPTAFAEFRREWLDD